From a single Calonectris borealis chromosome 19, bCalBor7.hap1.2, whole genome shotgun sequence genomic region:
- the TBX2 gene encoding T-box transcription factor TBX2 — MRDPAFPGTAMAYHPFHAPRPADFPMSAFLAAAQPSFFPALALPPAALAKPMPDPGLAGAAEAGLHVSALGHHHQAAHLRSLKSLEPEEEVEDDPKVTLEAKELWDQFHKLGTEMVITKSGRRMFPPFKVRVSGLDKKAKYILLMDIVAADDCRYKFHNSRWMVAGKADPEMPKRMYIHPDSPATGEQWMAKPVAFHKLKLTNNISDKHGFTILNSMHKYQPRFHIVRANDILKLPYSTFRTYVFPETDFIAVTAYQNDKITQLKIDNNPFAKGFRDTGNGRREKRKQLSLPSLRMYEEPCKPDRDGGESDASSCEPSAVRDALHSPVGALPSPLRLKGSGREEKPGADSDAEVEKAPEERPVAAASPGGEDATPRGSPRCPEERNKERRSPEKVKDGASSREGPGEGLFGARGLEKDKVEGRRKEPDPGKKDAEGGGLGKEAFAPLMVHTDSPPHLSAGHLQSLALSGLHGQQFFSPLGAGQPLFIHPGQFAMAPGAFSAMGMGHLLASVTGGGSLENGALSSAPGTAGTATPFPFHLSQHMLASQGIPMPTFGGLFPYPYTYMAAAAAAASAMPATSAAAAGPLSRNPFLGSSRPRLRFSPYQLPVTIPPSTNLLTTGLPASLNPGSEGSKAGSSRESSPLPEVPQHKGGSQRPAASPKGSLKESLNELQNIQRLVSGLESQQELSPGRESPK; from the exons ATGAGAGATCCAGCCTTCCCAGGGACTGCCATGGCTTACCACCCCTTCCACGCACCCCGGCCGGCCGACTTCCCCATGTCCGCTTTCCTCGCAGCCGCCCAGCCTTCCTTTTTCCCCGCTCTGGCTCTGCCTCCGGCGGCGCTGGCAAAGCCCATGCCGGACCCCGGGCTGGCCGGGGCGGCCGAGGCCGGGCTGCACGTCTCGGCCCTGGGACACCACCACCAGGCCGCCCATCTGCGCTCGCTCAAGAGCCTGGAGCCCGAGGAGGAGGTCGAAGACGACCCCAAAGTAACGCTGGAAGCCAAAGAGCTTTGGGACCAGTTTCACAAGCTGGGCACCGAGATGGTGATCACCAAGTCCGGGAG GAGGATGTTCCCCCCGTTCAAGGTGCGGGTGAGCGGCCTGGACAAGAAGGCCAAGTACATTTTGCTGATGGATATAGTGGCGGCCGACGATTGCCGGTACAAGTTCCACAATTCCCGCTGGATGGTCGCCGGCAAGGCCGACCCGGAGATGCCCAAGCGCATGTACATCCACCCCGACAGCCCGGCCACGGGGGAGCAGTGGATGGCCAAACCTGTTGCCTTTCACAAGCTCAAGCTCACCAACAACATCTCGGACAAGCACGGCTTT ACCATCCTGAACTCCATGCACAAGTACCAGCCCAGGTTCCACATAGTTCGGGCCAACGACATCCTCAAGCTGCCCTACAGCACCTTCCGCACCTACGTGTTCCCCGAGACCGACTTCATCGCCGTCACCGCCTACCAGAACGACAAG ATCACCCAGCTGAAAATCGATAACAACCCCTTCGCCAAGGGCTTTCGGGACACGGGCAATGGCCGGCGAGAGAAGAG GAAGCAGCTCTCGCTGCCGTCCCTGCGGATGTACGAGGAGCCCTGCAAGCCCGACCGCGACGGCGGCGAGTCGGACGCCTCCTCCTGCGAGCCCTCGGCGGTGCGAGACGCCCTCCACTCCCCCGTGGGCGCCCTCCCCAGTCCCCTGCGCCTCAAGGGCAGCGGCAGAG AGGAGAAGCCGGGGGCCGACAGCGACGCGGAGGTGGAGAAGGCACCCGAGGAGCGGCCGGTGGCAGCGGCCagccccggcggggaggacgcgacgccccgcggcagcccccgATGCCCGGAGGAGCGGAACAAGGAGAGGCGCAGCCCGGAGAAGGTCAAGGATGGTGCATCCTCCCGGGAGGGTCCCGGCGAGGGCCTGTTTGGTGCACGGGGTCTGGAGAAGGACAAGGTGGAAGGACGGAGGAAAGAGCCGGACCCGGGCAAgaaggatgcggagggcggcgggctGGGCAAGGAGGCCTTCGCCCCGTTGATGGTGCACACGGACAGCCCCCCACACCTGAGCGCCGGGCACCTGCAGAGCCTGGCACTCTCTGGCCTCCACGGGCAGCAGTTCTTCAGCCCCCTGGGTGCCGGGCAGCCCCTCTTCATCCACCCAGGACAGTTTGCCATGGCCCCCGGCGCCTTCTCTGCCATGGGCATGGGACACTTGCTGGCCTCAGTGACCGGCGGGGGCAGCCTGGAGAACGGAGCCCTCTCGTCTGCCCCGGGCACAGCGGGGACGGCCACCCCCTTCCCTTTCCACCTCTCCCAGCACATGCTGGCCTCTCAG GGAATCCCGATGCCCACCTTCGGCGGACTCTTcccctacccctacacctacaTGGCGGCAGCTGCGGCGGCCGCCTCGGCCATGCCGGCCACCAGCGCAGCAGCCGCCGGGCCGCTCTCCCGCAATCCGTTCCTGGGCAGCAGCCGTCCCCGCCTGCGCTTCAGCCCCTACCAGCTCCCGGTCACCATCCCACCCAGCACCAACCTGCTGACCACTGGCCTGCCCGCCAGCCTCAACCCCGGCTCCGAGGGCTCCAAGGCCGGCAGCAGCCGGGAGTCCAGCCCCCTCCCCGAAGTGCCCCAGCACAAGGGGGGCAGCcagcgccccgccgcctcccccaaGGGCTCCCTGAAGGAGTCCCTCAACGAACTGCAGAACATCCAGAGACTGGTGAGCGGGCTGGAGAGCCAGCAGGAGCTGTCACCTGGCAGGGAGTCCCCCAAGTGA